One genomic window of Ziziphus jujuba cultivar Dongzao chromosome 4, ASM3175591v1 includes the following:
- the LOC107415888 gene encoding small ribosomal subunit protein eS19x — protein sequence MATAKTVKDVSPHEFVKAYAAHLKRSGKVELPPWTDIVKTARFKELAPYDPDWYYVRAASMARKIYLRGGLGVGAFKRIYGGSKRNGSRPLHFCESSGAIARHILQQLQNMNIIDIDPKGGRRITSSGQRDLDQVAGRIVVAP from the exons ATGGCGACGGCGAAGACTGTGAAGGATGTTTCGCCCCACGAGTTCGTGAAGGCTTACGCTGCTCATCTCAAGCGTTCCGGCAAG GTTGAACTTCCTCCATGGACTGATATTGTCAAGACTGCACGATTCAAGGAGTTGGCTCCCTATGACCCTGACTGGTACTATGTCCGAGCTG CCTCCATGGCAAGGAAGATTTACTTGAGGGGGGGTCTTGGTGTTGGTGCTTTCAAAAGGATCTATGGTGGAAGCAAGAGGAATGGAAGCCGTCCACTCCATTTCTGCGAGAGCAGTGGTGCTATTGCTCGACACATCCTACAACAATTGCAGAACATGAACATCATTGACATTGATCCCAAGGG GGGAAGGAGAATCACATCAAGTGGTCAACGGGATCTTGATCAAGTTGCTGGCCGGATTGTAGTTGCTCCATGA
- the LOC107415952 gene encoding uncharacterized protein LOC107415952 isoform X1, whose product MINKRPFGDEDSYEVACKHQRQLECTDELSPAVGVISCQNITTDDEGDSNVRKFQDETRFSSDLVTDVSKETYKEQPDVAVSGSISQFLLVNSCIAEDEVGSEPVAHLSFFPGYFEHGHHLKALLQSDEMYSSPVDYPPRKPVSIGPEHQACVPEWDQSGSNSSDPSVKSDLQTNFLPVLDLGFMNDRDEVRMMGTCVIPMPGLEASPNHCFENGGSKNDCSCLDKGSVCCVKQHITEAREKLRENIGQELFEELGFCEMGEDIAKQWTEDEEHTFLEVVLSNPASLGKNFWDHLPVVLPSRTHKELVSYYFNVFMLRKRGEQNRFDPLNIDSDNDEWQKNELQMPEDDEDSVVESPINEVAPAYYQEDHLEECHGDTEERDELDACKEGAHVVCRVGTDEEDGGDVDDVSGACMKNSPGDCGGDCETKLLCKIPSDNTEDYDIQDDSCTSYEYQRDRVDLCGPLDEGIQATDVRNCSVE is encoded by the exons atgataaacaaaCGGCCTTTTGGTGATGAGGATTCTTATGAGGTTGCTTGTAAGCACCAAAGACAATTAGAATGTACTGACGAGCTTTCGCCAGCTGTGGGTGTCATTTCATGTCAGAATATTACTACAG aTGATGAAGGTGACAGCAACGTTAGAAAATTTCAAGATGAGACGAGGTTTTCAAGTGATTTGGTCACTGATGTCTCAAAAGAAACCTACAAAGAACAGCCTGACGTTGCTGTTTCTGGTAGCATTTCCCAGTTTTTGCTGGTCAACAGCTGTATAGCTGAAGATGAAGTTGGGTCAGAGCCAGTAGCTCACCTATCATTTTTCCCAGGATATTTTGAACACGGACATCATCTCAAGGCTTTACTTCAATCAGATGAGATGTATTCATCTCCAGTCGATTATCCTCCTCGAAAGCCTGTTTCTATAGGACCAGAACATCAAGCTTGTGTCCCAGAATGGGACCAATCAGGTTCAAACTCTTCAGATCCTTCAGTCAAGTCAGATCTTCAAACTAACTTCTTACCGGTATTGGATTTGGGGTTCATGAATGATAGGGATGAGGTGAGGATGATGGGTACTTGTGTTATACCCATGCCTGGCCTTGAAGCATCTCCAAATCATTGTTTTGAAAATGGTGGAAGCAAAAATGATTGTAGCTGCCTTGACAAGGGTTCTGTCTGCTGTGTGAAGCAACATATCACGGAAGCAAGAGAGAAACTAAGAGAAAACATAGGGCAGGAGCTATTTGAGGAGTTGGGCTTTTGTGAGATGGGAGAGGATATTGCTAAGCAATGGACTGAAGATGAGGAGCATACCTTCCTTGAAGTTGTCCTGTCAAACCCTGCATCATTGGGTAAGAACTTTTGGGACCATCTGCCAGTGGTGTTGCCTTCCCGAACGCATAAGGAGCTTGTGAGCTATTACTTTAATGTCTTCATGCTTAGGAAGCGTGGTGAGCAGAACAGGTTTGACCCACTGAACATTGATAGTGACAATGATGAGTGGCAAAAAAATGAACTACAAATGCCTGAGGATGATGAGGACTCAGTTGTGGAATCTCCTATTAATGAGGTAGCTCCTGCTTATTATCAGGAAGACCATTTAGAGGAATGCCATGGAGACACTGAGGAAAGAGATGAGTTAGATGCTTGTAAAGAGGGTGCCCATGTGGTTTGTAGAGTTGGAACGGATGAAGAGGATGGAGGTGATGTAGATGATGTATCGGGTGCTTGTATGAAAAATTCACCTGGTGATTGTGGTGGTGACTGTGAAACTAAACTTCTGTGTAAGATTCCTAGCGATAACACAGAGGATTATGATATTCAAGATGATTCCTGCACGTCGTATGAGTATCAGCGAGACAGGGTAGATCTCTGTGGTCCTCTTGATGAGGGGATTCAGGCAACTGATGTAAGAAACTGCAGTGTTGAATAA
- the LOC107415952 gene encoding uncharacterized protein LOC107415952 isoform X2, with product MINKRPFGDEDSYEVACKHQRQLECTDELSPAVGVISCQNITTGDSNVRKFQDETRFSSDLVTDVSKETYKEQPDVAVSGSISQFLLVNSCIAEDEVGSEPVAHLSFFPGYFEHGHHLKALLQSDEMYSSPVDYPPRKPVSIGPEHQACVPEWDQSGSNSSDPSVKSDLQTNFLPVLDLGFMNDRDEVRMMGTCVIPMPGLEASPNHCFENGGSKNDCSCLDKGSVCCVKQHITEAREKLRENIGQELFEELGFCEMGEDIAKQWTEDEEHTFLEVVLSNPASLGKNFWDHLPVVLPSRTHKELVSYYFNVFMLRKRGEQNRFDPLNIDSDNDEWQKNELQMPEDDEDSVVESPINEVAPAYYQEDHLEECHGDTEERDELDACKEGAHVVCRVGTDEEDGGDVDDVSGACMKNSPGDCGGDCETKLLCKIPSDNTEDYDIQDDSCTSYEYQRDRVDLCGPLDEGIQATDVRNCSVE from the exons atgataaacaaaCGGCCTTTTGGTGATGAGGATTCTTATGAGGTTGCTTGTAAGCACCAAAGACAATTAGAATGTACTGACGAGCTTTCGCCAGCTGTGGGTGTCATTTCATGTCAGAATATTACTACAG GTGACAGCAACGTTAGAAAATTTCAAGATGAGACGAGGTTTTCAAGTGATTTGGTCACTGATGTCTCAAAAGAAACCTACAAAGAACAGCCTGACGTTGCTGTTTCTGGTAGCATTTCCCAGTTTTTGCTGGTCAACAGCTGTATAGCTGAAGATGAAGTTGGGTCAGAGCCAGTAGCTCACCTATCATTTTTCCCAGGATATTTTGAACACGGACATCATCTCAAGGCTTTACTTCAATCAGATGAGATGTATTCATCTCCAGTCGATTATCCTCCTCGAAAGCCTGTTTCTATAGGACCAGAACATCAAGCTTGTGTCCCAGAATGGGACCAATCAGGTTCAAACTCTTCAGATCCTTCAGTCAAGTCAGATCTTCAAACTAACTTCTTACCGGTATTGGATTTGGGGTTCATGAATGATAGGGATGAGGTGAGGATGATGGGTACTTGTGTTATACCCATGCCTGGCCTTGAAGCATCTCCAAATCATTGTTTTGAAAATGGTGGAAGCAAAAATGATTGTAGCTGCCTTGACAAGGGTTCTGTCTGCTGTGTGAAGCAACATATCACGGAAGCAAGAGAGAAACTAAGAGAAAACATAGGGCAGGAGCTATTTGAGGAGTTGGGCTTTTGTGAGATGGGAGAGGATATTGCTAAGCAATGGACTGAAGATGAGGAGCATACCTTCCTTGAAGTTGTCCTGTCAAACCCTGCATCATTGGGTAAGAACTTTTGGGACCATCTGCCAGTGGTGTTGCCTTCCCGAACGCATAAGGAGCTTGTGAGCTATTACTTTAATGTCTTCATGCTTAGGAAGCGTGGTGAGCAGAACAGGTTTGACCCACTGAACATTGATAGTGACAATGATGAGTGGCAAAAAAATGAACTACAAATGCCTGAGGATGATGAGGACTCAGTTGTGGAATCTCCTATTAATGAGGTAGCTCCTGCTTATTATCAGGAAGACCATTTAGAGGAATGCCATGGAGACACTGAGGAAAGAGATGAGTTAGATGCTTGTAAAGAGGGTGCCCATGTGGTTTGTAGAGTTGGAACGGATGAAGAGGATGGAGGTGATGTAGATGATGTATCGGGTGCTTGTATGAAAAATTCACCTGGTGATTGTGGTGGTGACTGTGAAACTAAACTTCTGTGTAAGATTCCTAGCGATAACACAGAGGATTATGATATTCAAGATGATTCCTGCACGTCGTATGAGTATCAGCGAGACAGGGTAGATCTCTGTGGTCCTCTTGATGAGGGGATTCAGGCAACTGATGTAAGAAACTGCAGTGTTGAATAA
- the LOC107415933 gene encoding UDP-glucose 6-dehydrogenase 1, which yields MVKICCIGAGYVGGPTMAVIALKCPSVEVAVVDISVPRIAAWNSDQLPIYEPGLDGVVKQCRGKNLFFSTDVEKHVSEADIVFVSVNTPTKTRGLGAGKAADLTYWESAARMIADVSKSDKIVVEKSTVPVKTAEAIEKILTHNSKGIKFQILSNPEFLAEGTAISDLFNPDRVLIGGRETPEGQKAIQALKDVYAQWVPEDRILTTNLWSAELSKLAANAFLAQRISSVNAMSALCEATGANVKQVSFAVGTDTRIGPKFLNASVGFGGSCFQKDILNLVYICECNGLPEVAEYWKQVIKINDYQKNRFVNRVVASMFNTVSNKKIAILGFAFKKDTGDTRETPAIDVCKGLLGDKARLSIYDPQVTEDQIQRDLTMNKFDWDHPLHLQPMSPTTVKQVSVVWDAYEATKDAHGVCILTEWDEFKDLDFQRIYDNMQKPAFVFDGRNIIDVDKLREIGFIVYSIGKPLDPWLKDMPAVA from the coding sequence ATGGTGAAGATCTGTTGCATTGGAGCTGGATATGTTGGGGGCCCAACAATGGCAGTCATTGCACTTAAGTGCCCGTCTGTTGAAGTGGCTGTTGTTGATATCTCTGTACCTAGGATCGCGGCTTGGAACAGTGACCAGCTTCCCATCTATGAGCCTGGCCTCGATGGAGTGGTGAAGCAGTGCCGTGGCAAGAACCTCTTCTTCAGCACTGATGTGGAGAAACATGTCTCGGAGGCTGATATCGTCTTTGTCTCTGTCAACACCCCAACCAAAACTAGGGGCCTTGGAGCAGGCAAAGCTGCAGATCTGACATATTGGGAGAGTGCCGCCCGCATGATTGCTGATGTCTCAAAGTCCGACAAGATTGTGGTTGAGAAATCCACCGTCCCAGTCAAAACCGCTGAGGCCATTGAAAAAATTCTGACCCATAACAGTAAGGGAATCAAATTCCAGATTCTCTCGAATCCAGAATTCCTTGCTGAGGGAACTGCAATATCAGATCTGTTTAACCCAGACAGAGTCCTTATTGGAGGCAGGGAGACCCCTGAAGGCCAGAAGGCCATTCAAGCATTGAAGGATGTTTATGCTCAGTGGGTCCCTGAAGATAGAATCCTGACCACCAATCTCTGGTCAGCTGAGCTCTCGAAGCTTGCTGCCAATGCCTTCCTGGCCCAGAGGATATCCTCTGTCAATGCCATGTCAGCTCTTTGTGAGGCTACTGGGGCCAATGTCAAGCAGGTGTCATTTGCTGTTGGCACAGACACAAGGATTGGGCCTAAGTTCCTCAATGCAAGTGTTGGTTTTGGCGGGTCCTGCTTCCAAAAGGACATATTGAATCTGGTTTACATCTGCGAATGCAATGGCCTTCCTGAGGTAGCAGAATACTGGAAACAGGTCATCAAGATCAATGATTACCAGAAGAACCGCTTTGTGAACCGTGTTGTTGCTTCCATGTTCAACACGGTTTCAAACAAGAAGATTGCTATTCTGGGATTTGCCTTCAAGAAAGATACTGGTGACACAAGGGAGACCCCAGCCATTGATGTGTGCAAGGGGCTATTGGGCGATAAGGCTCGGCTGAGCATATATGACCCACAGGTAACTGAGGATCAGATCCAGAGGGACCTTACGATGAACAAATTCGACTGGGATCATCCCCTTCACCTACAGCCAATGAGTCCCACCACCGTGAAGCAAGTTAGTGTGGTTTGGGATGCCTATGAAGCAACAAAGGATGCCCATGGTGTTTGCATCCTGACTGAGTGGGACGAGTTCAAGGATCTTGATTTCCAAAGGATATATGACAACATGCAGAAACCAGCATTTGTGTTTGATGGCAGGAACATTATTGATGTGGACAAGCTGCGTGAGATTGGCTTCATTGTGTACTCGATTGGTAAGCCTCTGGACCCATGGCTCAAGGACATGCCGGCCGTGGCATAG
- the LOC107415907 gene encoding uncharacterized protein LOC107415907 gives MNMMKQDQEKRHFCKLCNKSFTSGKVLGGHMRSHLAKKNSTKTEKKLNKITMDYEGGGGAFSYGLRENPKKSWKFSGSEVEEGVPGQENLCKICGKGFASMRALFGHMRHHSGKKRKGVIGLRCKECDQEFESLRALTGHMKSHHAERIGVSKKSTAISTSQKLFGDSQYGCENSGLIRRKKRSRRLRYKVSPNSSFANNLSENSSYVTESEQEVVEVAVTLLMLSRGVRNRDGFSSVTESSDNNSATFEAKSANQTHTLVTNGGGNYVSDDDDEAFKMKKPRLEKLKVSEFSENDSGFVSDEGKIVKLEVSIDRFYKGVHKMPNLDDDDTENKNGSHEGMRMMNIINPFEVELHENFTEGIRLDQAGLGSLKSGLRKKARIGACFDQLIGSPCGPSASEIFDGYGRKNEYKCRICSKIFHSHQALGGHQTIHRPAKNCHALQIDDHPESFCNTKTFSEIEAASKVGHKSEFNGDSMVEMDKVTVMTSCESKEHKCPICFKIFASGQALGGHKRAHFAKDSEAGEEQISLLNQELSDICDKVIGFDVRIEDEAKADVELKSWWVKNDQKHELLLGLIPN, from the coding sequence ATGAATATGATGAAGCAAGATCAAGAAAAGAGGCATTTCTGCAAGCTCTGCAACAAGAGCTTCACGAGTGGGAAGGTATTGGGAGGTCATATGAGGTCGCATCTAGCTaagaagaattcaacaaaaacagagaaaaagctCAATAAGATCACCATGGATTATGAAGGAGGTGGTGGGGCTTTTAGTTACGGGCtaagagaaaaccccaaaaagtCTTGGAAATTTTCAGGCTCAGAAGTAGAAGAGGGTGTTCCAGGGCAAGAAAACCTCTGCAAGATTTGCGGCAAAGGGTTCGCTTCAATGAGAGCCTTGTTTGGTCATATGAGGCATCAttcagggaaaaaaagaaaaggtgttaTTGGACTTCGATGCAAAGAATGTGACCAAGAGTTTGAATCGCTGAGAGCTCTCACTGGTCACATGAAGAGCCACCACGCAGAAAGAATTGGGGTCTCCAAAAAATCAACTGCCATTTCAACCTCCCAGAAGCTCTTTGGGGATAGCCAGTATGGCTGTGAAAACTCGGGGCTGATACGGAGGAAGAAAAGATCGAGAAGATTAAGGTACAAGGTTTCTCCAAATTCTTCTTTTGCTAATAATCTGAGTGAGAATTCTTCATATGTTACTGAATCTGAGCAAGAAGTAGTGGAGGTTGCTGTGACCTTGTTGATGTTGTCTAGAGGTGTACGGAACCGGGATGGATTTAGTTCGGTCACCGAGTCTTCTGATAACAATTCTGCAACTTTTGAGGCCAAATCGGCGAATCAAACTCACACTCTGGTGACTAATGGTGGTGGGAATTATGtttctgatgatgatgatgaagcttTCAAGATGAAGAAACCAAGGCTGGAGAAATTGAAAGTTTCTGAGTTTAGTGAAAATGATTCTGGGTTTGTTAGTGATGAGGGAAAGATTGTGAAATTGGAAGTTTCCATCGATAGGTTTTACAAAGGTGTGCACAAGATGCCCAACCTGGATGATGATGATACTGAGAATAAGAATGGAAGTCATGAGGGGATGAGGATGATGAACATTATAAACCCCTTTGAAGTAGAATTACACGAGAATTTCACAGAGGGAATTAGATTGGATCAAGCTGGTTTAGGATCTTTGAAGTCTGGTTTGAGAAAGAAAGCCAGGATTGGTGCCTGTTTTGACCAACTCATAGGAAGTCCTTGCGGGCCTTCAGCATCTGAAATCTTTGATGGTTATGGGAGGAAAAATGAATACAAGTGCAGGATATGCAGCAAGATTTTCCATTCACATCAGGCACTTGGAGGCCACCAAACGATTCACAGGCCTGCTAAAAATTGTCATGCATTGCAGATTGATGACCACCCTGAAAGTTTCTGCAACACCAAAACATTTTCTGAAATTGAGGCTGCTTCCAAGGTTGGTCACAAGTCTGAATTTAATGGGGATTCGATGGTGGAGATGGATAAAGTAACAGTAATGACAAGCTGCGAGAGTAAGGAACACAAATGCCCTATCTGCTTTAAGATTTTTGCTTCAGGCCAAGCTTTGGGTGGTCACAAGAGAGCTCATTTTGCTAAAGATTCGGAGGCCGGAGAAGAACAGATCAGTTTACTGAACCAAGAGCTTTCTGATATTTGTGATAAGGTAATTGGTTTTGATGTCAGAATTGAGGATGAGGCAAAGGCTGATGTAGAGCTCAAATCCTGGTGGGTCAAAAATGATCAGAAGCATGAGCTGCTGCTGGGTCTAATACCCAACTGA
- the LOC107415902 gene encoding microtubule-destabilizing protein 60 — MDLIGKNAGAATATPKKDPHGSRSKNQEAPRYPENLNPNVSPGPNKPSNSPSIKSAKTQKSASKKHPNPVAFSPRNKIRERKFVVAKRNSKKESAVPKVACKCKEKFVGGGGGNSKKCLCVAYKNLRASQEEFFANRSCGGEDICESHISKGGCDRAENELEEEIEKGLMIQDLQIEDGYEGRKTGEEEDAECSATNESENGEVAESDPSNQIGSSTVKRRREKLLEEARNSVPEHGKVMFLVKAFEKILSIPNTNESEDQKDEKEKEMEQKKKPMKWALPGMQTSDVHEAQVSSSSFCPSELFLTSETLGLDPRASVSSSWDSSLGSISSRTSNGGRRSRRNSSESSATFGGSRWKKKKQLKATSQKPFKLRTEQRGRQKEEEFMKKLHDMMTEEERLRIPAAQGLPWTTDEPECLIKPPVKESTRPVDLKLHSDVRAVERAEFDSQVAEKMWLIEQYKIERERQQKFAQEEEIRRLRKELVPKAQPMPYFDRPFIPRRSMKNPTIPKEPKFHIPQQKKIKCSLSWNDMSSYTYNTEV; from the exons ATGGACTTGATTGGCAAGAACGCCGGAGCAGCAACAGCGACTCCTAAGAAAGATCCACACGGATCTCGATCCAAGAACCAAGAAGCTCCGAGATACCCAGAGAATTTGAACCCGAATGTCTCTCCCGGCCCTAATAAACCCTCGAATTCTCCCTCTATCAAATCCGCGAAGACCCAGAAATCGGCCTCTAAGAAACACCCGAATCCGGTTGCTTTTTCACCGAGGAACAAGATTCGGGAAAGGAAGTTCGTCGTTGCCAAAAGGAACTCGAAGAAAGAGAGTGCGGTTCCTAAAGTTGCCTGCAAGTGCAAAGAGAAGtttgttggtggtggtggtggtaatTCCAAGAAGTGTCTGTGTGTGGCTTATAAGAATCTGAGGGCGTCACAGGAAGAGTTCTTCGCGAATCGCAGTTGCGGTGGAGAAGATATCTGCGAATCGCATATTTCAAAGGGTGGTTGTGATCGAGCTGAGAATGAACTCGAAGAAGAAATAGAGAAGGGTTTGATGATTCAAGACCTTCAAATTGAAGATGGGTATGAAGGGAGGAAAACaggggaagaagaagatgctGAGTGCTCCGCGACGAACGAGTCCGAAAATGGTGAAGTGGCAGAGTCCGATCCATCAAATCAGATCGGATCTTCGACCGTTAAAAGAAGGAGAGAGAAGCTGCTGGAAGAGGCAAGGAATAGCGTGCCTGAACATGGGAAAGTGATGTTTTTGGTCAAGGCCTTCGAGAAGATCCTTTCCATACCGAATACGAATGAGTCAGAAGATCAGAAGGAtgagaaggaaaaggaaatggaaCAGAAAAAGAAGCCAATGAAGTGGGCATTACCTGGGATGCAAACTTCTGATGTTCATGAAGCACAGGTTTCATCTTCTTCCTTCTGTCCATCTGAGTTGTTCTTGACTTCTGAGACTCTTGGTTTGGATCCACGAGCTTCGGTTTCATCTTCTTGGGATAGCAGTTTGGGAAG TATCTCAAGCCGAACTTCTAATGGTGGCCGAAGGAGCAGAAGAAAT AGCTCCGAATCATCTGCCACTTTTGGTGGAAGcagatggaagaagaagaagcagctcAAGGCCACTTCCCAGAAACCATTCAAGCTAAGAACTGAG CAAAGGGGAAgacaaaaagaggaagaattcaTGAAGAAATTGCATGATATGATGACAGAGGAGGAGAGGCTGCGGATTCCAGCTGCACAGGGCCTTCCATGGACTACAGATGAACCAGAG TGCCTAATAAAACCTCCTGTAAAAGAGAGCACGAGGCCTGTTGACCTGAAGCTTCACAGCGATGTGCGGGCAGTAGAGCGTGCCGAGTTTGACAGTCAG GTGGCAGAGAAAATGTGGCTAATTGAGCAGTACAAGATAGAAAGAGAAAGGCAGCAGAAG TTTGCACAAGAGGAAGAAATAAGAAGGTTAAGAAAGGAGCTGGTTCCAAAAGCACAGCCCATGCCTTATTTTGACAGGCCTTTCATTCCTAGAAG GTCAATGAAAAATCCAACTATTCCTAAAGAACCAAAGTTCCATATACCTCAACAGAAGAAGATCAAATGTAGCCTGTCGTGGAATGACATGAGCTCCTACACATACAACACTGAAGTTTGA